Proteins encoded together in one Amblyomma americanum isolate KBUSLIRL-KWMA chromosome 1, ASM5285725v1, whole genome shotgun sequence window:
- the LOC144113691 gene encoding uncharacterized protein LOC144113691 → MKRTQGLSAAKEIIFVDSTASCDESQSSLTVVLTATAVGAMPLAVLLHSSQSSESYKAAFGLLKLSYPTCFGGTHAPQAFMTDNSAAEKAALQATWPQGKQLLCHFHVAQAEWRWLHASRDTSRDDKRDLMTTFQKIMYASTANDLNTAIAEMKAKSHKGYVARVLGFLERKAEWVLLYRSGMLTRGHNTNNFAEASIRVLKDVVLGRHKAFNVVALVDLITSLWEGHLQKRLLKHAYNRVPSHKLLYDKLLERMPENAAASIRTLGSNLFEVPSCKEDGKLYEVWQDVGTCTCRAGQQGAFCKHQALVHSTYGGGFPNAPVLSTQDRHQLAWLALGDKCQNPAFFRDFRESAWDQPGSSSGEPGNEPVQPQPQPLVQDATSLPQDTMEVEEQLAVAGPSSNHQCREDAAEVLKNITEELWRQYSLAADNPFYLTLLQRDLALLKRARTEPQVVAMHLASTAAKASSLRRGRIIKVQPTGLARRRPGVTRGAARVHAGRPLKTAGSRKTKRLHSLHLSVKDAVPHAKSHGTGH, encoded by the exons ATGAAAAGGACGCAAGGACTGAGTGCTGCTAAGGAGATAATATTTGTAGACTCTACAGCCTCATGTGATGAGTCACAAAGCAGTCTTACGGTGGTACTTACAGCAACTGCAGTTGGCGCAATGCCTCTTGCTGTACTACTACATAGTTCTCAGAGCAGCGAGAGCTACAAAGCTGCATTTGGTCTGCTGAAGCTGAGCTACCCAACCTGCTTTGGTGGCACTCAT GCACCGCAAGCATTTATGACGGATAATTCGGCAGCTGAGAAAGCTGCTTTGCAAGCAACATGGCCTCAAGGCAAGCAGCTCctttgccactttcatgtggcccAAGCCGAGTGGCGCTGGCTACATGCATCACGCGACACCAGCAGGGATGACAAGCGAGATTTGATGACTACATTTCAGAAG ATTATGTATGCATCAACTGCTAATGACCTGAATACTGCCATAGCGGAAATGAAGGCCAAGTCTCATAAGGGCTACGTAGCACGTGTTCTTGGCTTCCTGGAGCGCAAGGCAGAATGGGTGCTTCTGTACCGCTCTGGAATGCTCACAAGGGGCCACAACACCAATAATTTCGCTGAAGCATCCATACGGGTCCTTAAGGATGTGGTTCTGGGCAGGCATAAAGCATTTAATGTTGTCGCCCTTGTGGACCTTATCACAAGCTTATGGGAAGGTCACCTGCAGAAGAGGCTGCTGAAGCACGCTTACAACCGTGTACCAAGCCACAAGCTCCTATACGACAAACTCCTCGAAAGGATGCCTGAAAATGCTGCTGCAAGCATCCGCACCCTTGGCAGCAATCTGTTTGAAGTTCCCAGCTGCAAAGAGGATGGCAAACTCTATGAAGTGTGGCAGGATGTCGGCACTTGCACCTGCCGAGCTGGCCAGCAGGGGGCGTTCTGCAAGCACCAGGCACTTGTTCACAGCACCTATGGGGGAGGATTCCCAAATGCTCCTGTACTTAGCACTCAAGACCGCCACCAGCTCGCATGGCTTGCCCTAGGTGACAAGTGTCAAAATCCTGCCTTTTTCCGTGACTTCCGTGAGTCTGCATGGGaccagccagggagcagctcaggCGAGCCAGGCAATGAACCTGTCCAGCCACAGCCACAGCCTTTGGTGCAAGATGCTACAAGCTTGCCCCAAGACACAATGGAAGTTGAGGAGCAGCTTGCTGTTGCAGGGCCAAGTTCCAATCATCAATGCCGTGAG GATGCTGCTGAGGTACTCAAGAACATCACAGAAGAGCTGTGGCGGCAATACAGTTTGGCTGCAGATAACCCATTTTATCTCACCCTGCTCCAAAGAGACCTGGCACTGTTGAAGAGAGCGCGCACAGAGCCTCAAGTAGTTGCGATGCATCTTgcttcaacagcagcaaaagcaagttCACTGAGGCGCGGCCGCATCATCAAGGTGCAACCAACTGGACTAGCAAGGCGCCGTCCAGGTGTCACACGAGGCGCAGCTAGAGTTCATGCCGGTCGGCCTTTGAaaacagctggcagcaggaaaacaaaacgCCTTCACAGCTTGCATCTGAGTGTCAAGGATGCGGTTCCTCATGCAAAATCGCATGGAACTGGACACTGA